The proteins below are encoded in one region of Ochotona princeps isolate mOchPri1 chromosome 24, mOchPri1.hap1, whole genome shotgun sequence:
- the DEXI gene encoding dexamethasone-induced protein — MPGARIAAHLDALGPLVPSAQPPLLPSMFFVGLFFVNVLILYYAFLMEYIVLNVGLVFLPEDLDQALVDLGVLSDPGSGLYDGDSELDVFDGYLE; from the coding sequence ATGCCCGGCGCCCGGATCGCAGCCCACCTGGACGCACTGGGCCCCCTGGTCCCCTCCGCGCAGCCTCCGCTGCTGCCCTCTATGTTCTTCGTGGGCCTGTTTTTCGTCAACGTGCTGATCCTGTACTACGCCTTCCTCATGGAGTACATCGTCCTCAACGTGGGCCTCGTCTTCCTGCCCGAGGACTTGGACCAGGCACTCGTGGACCTGGGCGTGCTCTCCGACCCCGGCTCCGGCCTCTACGATGGCGACTCGGAGCTGGACGTCTTCGATGGGTACTTGGAGTAG